The Struthio camelus isolate bStrCam1 unplaced genomic scaffold, bStrCam1.hap1 HAP1_SCAFFOLD_41, whole genome shotgun sequence genome window below encodes:
- the LOC138065165 gene encoding olfactory receptor 14C36-like, which translates to MSNSSSVTEFLLAFAETRQLQLLHFLLFLGIYLAALLANGLIITAIACHHRLHTPMDFFLFNLSLLNLASISTTVPTSMANSLMDTTTISYSGCAAQVFLVSFLFGGEISLLTVMAYDRYVAICRPLHYGTLLGGSRACVQMAAAAWGSGFLNALLHTANTFSVPLCQSNAVGQFFCEIPHILKLSCSHSHLREVGVVVVSACLFFECFMFIVLSYVQIFTVVLRIPSEQGRHKAFSMCLPHLAVFALFVSTAMCAYLKSPSLSSPSLDLVVAVVYAVVPPAVNPLIYSLRNKELRDALRKVIA; encoded by the coding sequence atgtccaacagcagctccgtcactgaattcctcctggcattcgcagaaacccggcagctgcagctcttgcacttcttgctcttcctgggcatctacctggctgccctcctggccaacggcctcatcatcaccgccatagcctgccaccaccgcctccacacccccatggacttcttcctctttaatctctccctcctcaacctggcctccatctccaccactgtccccacatccatggccaattccctcatggacaccacgaccatctcctactcgggatgcgctgcccaggtcttcctggtttccttcttgtttggaggagagatttctcttctcactgtcatggcctatgaccgctacgttgccatctgcagacccctgcactacgggaccctcctgggtggcagcagagcttgtgtccaaatggcagcagctgcctggggcagcggctttctcaatgctctcctgcacactgccaacacattttccgtacctctctgccaaagcaatgctgtggggcagttcttctgtgagatcccccacatcctcaagctctcctgctcacactcccacctccgggaagttggggtggttgtagttagtgcctgtttattctttgagtgtttcatgttcattgtgctgtcctacgtgcagatcttcacagttgtgctgaggatcccctctgagcagggccggcacaaagccttctccatgtgcctccctcacctggctgtgtTCGCCCTGTTTGTCAGTACTGCCATGTGTGCCTACCTGAagtccccttccctctcctccccctccctggatctggtggtggctgttgtgtacgcggtggtgcctccagcagtgaaccccctcatctacagcctgaggaacaaggagctccgagatgccctgaggaaagtgattgca